From the genome of Alosa alosa isolate M-15738 ecotype Scorff River chromosome 18, AALO_Geno_1.1, whole genome shotgun sequence, one region includes:
- the blnk gene encoding B-cell linker protein isoform X4 has product MDKLNKIAAPANEKLRQLQKMVQDIKKNDDSILNRLKRFQNEQAALIRKTGRSTLDRMKNKAPPRLPDRDYREDNGDGKISSGSDFDSDTYEDPQAENDDSYEPPPCERVFNPTSSMSVHREEYADRCSRRPSPAPRIAQRQSRPRPPILPTRTQSEEEDEDYVEPEAATDDDYIEPSGNSLHPPVNRVMKPMRPHCVAPPDVYEVPDTNDGVSMSRSRSQLQPPSQRRPPRPSPRLHKRKPAPPPKPEPVDADDDDEEYEICDGVEKMSVKTEKLAPTPPMPLPKTRKNLLAKPKPPSIPGTRDHEASLHGRPSPPEPQSRSPRRDFHLARFSVPQAATENESRESEEKAGVLKKPWYTTTCDRKMAEKALLRANRDGAYLVRKSSGHDTQQPFTLVVFYNGHVYNIPIRFLPTSQQYALGREKMGEEHFSSVSHIIENHQRNPLVLIDSQSNTKDSTKLLHPIQV; this is encoded by the exons GTTTCAGAATGAGCAAGCAGCTCTCATTCGCAAAACTGGAAGAAGTACATTGGACCG GATGAAAAACAAGGCACCTCCTCGATTACCTGACCGAGACTACAGAG AGGACAATGGAGACGGGAAGATCAGTTCCGGATCAGACTTT GACAGTGACACATATGAGGACCCACAGGCTGAGAATGATGACAGCTACGAGCCACCACCATGTGAGAGAGTTTTCAACCCCACCTCCTCCATGTCTGTACACAGAGAGGAGTACGCAG ACAGGTGTTCCAGGCGGCCGAGCCCAGCTCCTCGCATTGCTCAGCGACAGTCGCGACCCCGACCCCCTATTCTACCCACCAGGACCCAGtcagaagaggaggatgag GATTATGTTGAGCCAGAAGCAGCCACTGATGATGACTACATTGAGCCGTCAGGAAATTCTCTGC ACCCTCCTGTGAACAGAGTTATGAAGCCAATGAGGCCCCATTGTGTAGCACCACCAG ATGTATATGAGGTTCCGGACACAAAT GATGGTGTCTCAATGTCAAG GTCCAGATCTCAACTTCAGCCTCCCTCACAGAGGAGACCCCCCAGACCCAGCCCACG ACTGCATAAGCGGAAGCCAGCACCTCCGCCCAAGCCA GAACCtgttgatgctgatgatgatgatgaagaataTGAGATCTGCGATGGAGTTGAAA AAATGAGTGTAAAGACAGAAAAACTTGCTCCTACACCTCCCATGCCTCTTCCAAAAAC GAGGAAAAATCTACTGGCAAAACCG AAACCACCAAGCATTCCAGGCACCAGAGACCATGAAG CCTCACTCCATGGACGGCCAAGTCCACCAGAACCCCAGTCACGGTCTCCACGCAGGGATTTCCACCTGGCCAG GTTTTCTGTACCTCAGG CAGCAACAGAGAATGAAAGTAGAGAATCAGAGGAG AAAGCCGGTGTTCTCAAGAAACCCTGGTATACTACCACGTGTGACCGTAAGATGGCTGAAAAAGCGTTGTTGCGTGCAAACAGG GACGGAGCATACCTGGTGAGAAAGAGCTCGGGGCATGACACACAACAGCCTTTCACCCTGGTGGTGTTCTACAACGGTCACGTCTACAACATCCCCATCCGCTTCCTCCCCACCTCACAGCAGTATGCCCTGGGCAGGGAGAAGATGGGAGAGGAG CATTTCAGCTCCGTCTCGCACATCATTGAGAACCATCAGCGCAACCCTCTGGTTTTGATTGACAGCCAGAGCAACACCAAAGACTCCACCAAGCTGCTGCATCCCATCCAGGTCTGA
- the blnk gene encoding B-cell linker protein isoform X6: MDKLNKIAAPANEKLRQLQKMVQDIKKNDDSILNRLKRMKNKAPPRLPDRDYREDNGDGKISSGSDFDSDTYEDPQAENDDSYEPPPCERVFNPTSSMSVHREEYADRCSRRPSPAPRIAQRQSRPRPPILPTRTQSEEEDEDYVEPEAATDDDYIEPSGNSLHPPVNRVMKPMRPHCVAPPDVYEVPDTNDGVSMSRSRSQLQPPSQRRPPRPSPRLHKRKPAPPPKPEPVDADDDDEEYEICDGVEKMSVKTEKLAPTPPMPLPKTRKNLLAKPKPPSIPGTRDHEASLHGRPSPPEPQSRSPRRDFHLARFSVPQAATENESRESEEKAGVLKKPWYTTTCDRKMAEKALLRANRDGAYLVRKSSGHDTQQPFTLVVFYNGHVYNIPIRFLPTSQQYALGREKMGEEHFSSVSHIIENHQRNPLVLIDSQSNTKDSTKLLHPIQV, from the exons GATGAAAAACAAGGCACCTCCTCGATTACCTGACCGAGACTACAGAG AGGACAATGGAGACGGGAAGATCAGTTCCGGATCAGACTTT GACAGTGACACATATGAGGACCCACAGGCTGAGAATGATGACAGCTACGAGCCACCACCATGTGAGAGAGTTTTCAACCCCACCTCCTCCATGTCTGTACACAGAGAGGAGTACGCAG ACAGGTGTTCCAGGCGGCCGAGCCCAGCTCCTCGCATTGCTCAGCGACAGTCGCGACCCCGACCCCCTATTCTACCCACCAGGACCCAGtcagaagaggaggatgag GATTATGTTGAGCCAGAAGCAGCCACTGATGATGACTACATTGAGCCGTCAGGAAATTCTCTGC ACCCTCCTGTGAACAGAGTTATGAAGCCAATGAGGCCCCATTGTGTAGCACCACCAG ATGTATATGAGGTTCCGGACACAAAT GATGGTGTCTCAATGTCAAG GTCCAGATCTCAACTTCAGCCTCCCTCACAGAGGAGACCCCCCAGACCCAGCCCACG ACTGCATAAGCGGAAGCCAGCACCTCCGCCCAAGCCA GAACCtgttgatgctgatgatgatgatgaagaataTGAGATCTGCGATGGAGTTGAAA AAATGAGTGTAAAGACAGAAAAACTTGCTCCTACACCTCCCATGCCTCTTCCAAAAAC GAGGAAAAATCTACTGGCAAAACCG AAACCACCAAGCATTCCAGGCACCAGAGACCATGAAG CCTCACTCCATGGACGGCCAAGTCCACCAGAACCCCAGTCACGGTCTCCACGCAGGGATTTCCACCTGGCCAG GTTTTCTGTACCTCAGG CAGCAACAGAGAATGAAAGTAGAGAATCAGAGGAG AAAGCCGGTGTTCTCAAGAAACCCTGGTATACTACCACGTGTGACCGTAAGATGGCTGAAAAAGCGTTGTTGCGTGCAAACAGG GACGGAGCATACCTGGTGAGAAAGAGCTCGGGGCATGACACACAACAGCCTTTCACCCTGGTGGTGTTCTACAACGGTCACGTCTACAACATCCCCATCCGCTTCCTCCCCACCTCACAGCAGTATGCCCTGGGCAGGGAGAAGATGGGAGAGGAG CATTTCAGCTCCGTCTCGCACATCATTGAGAACCATCAGCGCAACCCTCTGGTTTTGATTGACAGCCAGAGCAACACCAAAGACTCCACCAAGCTGCTGCATCCCATCCAGGTCTGA
- the LOC125311680 gene encoding zinc finger protein 518A, which yields MKQNIKMESQYVNNDKGNWCKRLRTRKDTTRHSKADKTENNSVHQREQSDRKISALRSPKKQPNQHATDITKHPPTPQHESRSSSAVSSELKTSEEVHKASSPSAPPANALDTLQSGLSPQGQGVCEDVKHTIPQLTESLCAPHSLDGVFTCVRCNLYTKDIGTFLQHTHVRHEPQLSGDAKDVRAGQSDDLNSYLSLTSTGHPLKYEFDSQKPSQNDYLKHKAAVAGKEKERKYVWRKKHIQPKVEDDESAGLKLHLKKHPLKAESWMARGYLSLSGEGMLDENGLLLNPKETLEATNKYLERTIAAEKSGMKTTIKEELKNLSRPVTPASLLLPKNVISLPPEAVNPSNNDLAVLMERNNISLPPNCTTKVQGFKMVDGKKHLVLKVTPAPKEEIADVVESTPCPTEGILSSTTSEPQILDQSDPAYSVKQPQACNGISAHEVISTYSPPFGKTDADCSPLEKPAHGQCEDQGFCNGPNQGCNDNHCLNQDVAEDSHKAGDNMPSSAQEVRKQPRAKKTLLMPVMAHTVSDGSLGLLHKADQPSMDKVNATVDVIDECLSPAAEGDSGSESDGGFPGLPSPPEADTLPASPRWSCGDGKEHSHTDDGTSSTDIRESQVPENNADGSGVSGTAESVKSLQGSTVSIQTTCPQNSETLCSVSSPDVTPEPITELRTVQPLACTQDAVEKPGPQELSTQRTEMAVNKRPRDSSPDCCDERPASKARRDVDSGSSSTETGCWEPSPRHMEKTLRLFPLSFFQLIKKPQGDQPVVVLNHPDANIPEVANIMRVVHKYGNEVQKVVLCQQTLKALSGLEIDRGASLPASVSAPLSPRRAQPGNTVKERFSLKLKLRRSGQNAYQVVNAGGHQSLRCWFCGRLFTKQEDFICHGQRHLMEATSDWRSWFKSQ from the exons ATGAAACAGAATATCAAAATGGAAAGCCAGTATGTCAACAATGACAAAGGGAACTGGTGCAAAAGACTCCGCACAAGAAAAGACACCACTCGGCACTCAAAAGCTGATAAGACTGAAAACAACAGTGTGCACCAGAGAGAGCAATCTGATCGTAAAATATCTGCCCTGCGGTCCCCCAAAAAACAGCCGAATCAGCATGCAACAGACATAACCAAGCACCCACCCACGCCTCAGCATGAGAGCCGCAGTAGCAGCGCAGTGTCTAGTGAGCTGAAGACATCTGAAGAAGTTCACAAAGCAAGCTCGCCGTCTGCTCCCCCCGCTAACGCCTTGGACACTCTGCAGAGTGGACTCTCGCCTCAGGGGCAGGGGGTTTGTGAAGACGTCAAGCACACAATCCCGCAGCTGACTGAAAGCCTCTGTGCCCCCCACAGCCTTGATGGGGTGTTTACCTGTGTGAGGTGTAATCTCTATACGAAAGACATTGGGACttttttgcaacacacacatgtcagACACGAACCGCAACTGTCTGGGGACGCCAAAGACGTGCGCGCAGGCCAAAGCGACGATTTAAACAGTTACCTCTCGCTCACCTCGACGGGACATCCCCTCAAGTATGAGTTTGACTCGCAAAAACCTTCTCAGAACGATTACCTGAAGCACAAGGCAGCTGTTGCcgggaaagaaaaagaaagaaagtatgTCTGGAGGAAGAAGCACATTCAGCCAAAGGTGGAAGACGATGAATCAGCTGGACTTAAGCTACATCTGAAAAAGCACCCACTAAAAGCAGAGTCCTGGATGGCTCGGGggtatctctctctgtcagggGAGGGGATGCTAGATGAAAATGGCCTTCTGCTGAATCCAAAAGAAACTCTAGAGGCAACCAACAAGTATCTTGAGAGGACTATTGCGGCTGAAAAAAGTGGCATGAAGACCACAATAAAAGAAGAACTCAAAAATCTCAGCCGGCCCGTTacgccagcatcactgctgttacCAAAAAATGTCATATCGTTGCCTCCAGAAGCTGTTAACCCCAGCAATAACGATCTGGCTGTCCTCATGGAAAGAAATaatatctccctccctcccaattGCACCACTAAAGTTCAGGGGTTTAAGATGGTGGATGGCAAAAAACATTTGGTGCTGAAAGTCACGCCGGCACCAAAGGAAGAAATCGCAGACGTGGTTGAGTCAACACCATGTCCCACTGAAGGCATTTTGAGCAGCACTACAAGCGAGCCTCAaattcttgaccaaagtgatcCAGCCTATTCTGTAAAACAGCCCCAGGCATGTAACGGGATTTCAGCACATGAAGTAATCAGCACATATTCTCCCCCGTTTGGAAAGACCGACGCAGACTGTAGTCCCTTGGAAAAACCTGCACACGGTCAGTGTGAAGACCAGGGGTTCTGCAATGGACCAAATCAGGGATGCAACGACAATCATTGTCTTAATCAAGATGTGGCTGAGGATAGTCACAAAGCAGGTGACAATATGCCAAGCTCAGCACAGGAGGTGAGGAAGCAACCGCGTGCAAAGAAGACTCTCCTCATGCCCGTTATGGCACACACAGTCTCTGACGGCTCCTTAGGTTTGCTGCACAAGGCTGATCAGCCCTCCATGGATAAAGTAAACGCTACCGTAGATGTGATTGATGAGTGTCTCTCTCCAGCTGCAGAGGGGGATTCCGGCTCCGAATCTGATGGAGGCTTTCCAGGCCTGCCGTCTCCTCCAGAGGCTGACACACTTCCTGCCTCTCCCCGCTGGTCGTGCGGGGATGGAAAAGAACATTCCCATACCGATGACGGCACAAGCAGCACGGACATCAGGGAGTCTCAAGTCCCGGAAAATAACGCAGATGGTTCTGGGGTCTCTGGAACAGCTGAGTCAGTGAAATCGCTGCAGGGTTCCACTGTTTCAATCCAGACCACTTGTCCTCAGAACAGTGAGACTCTATGTTCTGTATCATCTCCTGATGTCACACCAGAGCCTATTACCGAACTGAGGACTGTTCAGCCTCTGGCCTGCACTCAAG ATGCAGTGGAAAAACCTGGTCCTCAGGAGCTGTCGACCCAAAGGACTGAAATGGCAGTAAACAAGAGGCCGAGGGACTCATCCCCTGATTGCTGCGACGAGCGACCAGCCTCCAAAGCCAGGAGGGATGTTGACTCTGGCTCTTCTTCCACAGAAACTGGTTGCTGGGAGCCGTCCCCCCGGCACATGGAGAAGACCCTCCGGCTCTTCCCCCTCAGCTTCTTCCAGCTCATCAAGAAGCCGCAGGGGGACCAGCCCGTCGTTGTGCTCAACCACCCCGATGCCAACATCCCTGAGGTGGCCAACATTATGCGCGTGGTCCACAAGTACGGCAACGAGGTCCAGAAAGTGGTGCTGTGCCAACAGACGCTGAAGGCCCTCTCGGGCTTGGAGATCGACAGGGGGGCTTCCTTGCCCGCGTCCGTCAGCGCCCCTCTTTCACCGCGTCGCGCCCAACCCGGTAACACGGTCAAGGAGAGGTTCTCGTTGAAGCTAAAGTTGAGGAGGTCTGGCCAGAACGCATACCAGGTGGTGAACGCAGGGGGACACCAGTCCTTGCGGTGCTGGTTTTGTGGCCGTCTCTTCACCAAACAGGAGGATTTCATCTGCCACGGTCAGAGGCATTTAATGGAAGCCACCAGTGATTGGAGAAGCTGGTTTAAAAGCCAATGA
- the ccnj gene encoding cyclin-J — protein sequence MELEGQWWKGQLAGDIHQALRLKELKLPVYKGQSPQLNLRRYFADLIAVVSNRFKLCPAARHLAVYLLDLFMDRYDISVQQLHIVALSCLLLASKFEEREDRVPKLQTLNSLGCMSSMSLVLSRQGLLHMELLLLESFQWNLYLPTAAHFIEYYLSIAVHEGDLHDGWPMVCLEKTVLYMSKYADYFLEVSLQDHLFLSFAPSLVAAACVAASRIVLHLSPTWPSRLHHLTLYPWEHLVPCVERLLVAHDGDLKEANKQKCQHSTSQASQVVFQTQPQSTAQYLQRSALQYTQPNHSQPGLSQAHGPSPYLTHATTLQSSGTLGQGQTISAPLDPKGNLPSRGYQLNALYTCATPQFER from the exons ATGGAGCTTGAGGGCCAATGGTGGAAAGGACAACTTGCAGGAGACATACACCAGGCTCTCCGCCTCAAG GAGCTCAAGCTGCCTGTTTACAAAGGTCAGTCTCCACAACTCAACTTGAGGCGCTATTTTGCTGACCTCATAGCAGTAGTGAGCAATCGCTTCAAGCTGTGCCCAGCAGCCAGGCACCTTGCAGTTTACCTGTTGGATCTCTTCATGGACCGCTATGACATCTCTGTGCAGCAGCTTCACATCGTCGCCCTATCCTGTTTACTCTTGGCTA GCAAGTTTGAGGAGCGAGAAGACAGAGTCCCCAAGCTACAAACACTGAACAGCCTAGGTTGCATGAGCTCCATGAGCCTGGTCCTGAGCAGGCAGGGACTCTTACATATGGAACTTCTGCTCCTGGAGAGCTTCCAGTGGAACCTGTACCTCCCCACAGCTGCCCACTTCATTGAGTATTATTTGTCAATAGCAGTCCATGAAGGGGACCTGCATGATGGCTGGCCCATGGTCTGCCTGGAGAAGACGGTTCTTTACATGAGCAAGTATGCAGACTATTTCCTAGAGGTCTCATTACAGG aCCACCTTTTCCTAAGCTTTGCGCCGTCTTTGGTGGCGGCTGCTTGCGTGGCAGCCTCTCGCATCGTCCTGCACCTGTCCCCAACGTGGCCCAGCCGTCTCCACCACCTCACCCTGTACCCATGGGAACACTTGGTGCCCTGTGTTGAGAGGTTACTTGT TGCTCACGACGGTGACCTGAAAGAGGCGAACAAGCAAAAGTGCCAGCACTCGACGTCCCAGGCCTCCCAGGTGGTGTTCCAGACACAGCCCCAGAGCACCGCTCAGTACCTCCAGAGGTCCGCGCTGCAGTACACCCAGCCAAACCATTCGCAGCCTGGGCTCTCCCAGGCCCATGGGCCATCCCCCTACCTGACTCACGCCACCACGCTGCAATCCAGCGGCACCCTGGGACAGGGGCAGACCATCTCCGCTCCACTGGACCCAAAGGGGAACCTGCCCTCCCGGGGCTATCAGTTGAACGCACTGTATACCTGTGCCAccccccagtttgagaggtga
- the blnk gene encoding B-cell linker protein isoform X5, whose translation MIFRQLQKMVQDIKKNDDSILNRLKRFQNEQAALIRKTGRSTLDRMKNKAPPRLPDRDYREDNGDGKISSGSDFDSDTYEDPQAENDDSYEPPPCERVFNPTSSMSVHREEYADRCSRRPSPAPRIAQRQSRPRPPILPTRTQSEEEDEDYVEPEAATDDDYIEPSGNSLHPPVNRVMKPMRPHCVAPPDVYEVPDTNDGVSMSRSRSQLQPPSQRRPPRPSPRLHKRKPAPPPKPEPVDADDDDEEYEICDGVEKMSVKTEKLAPTPPMPLPKTRKNLLAKPKPPSIPGTRDHEASLHGRPSPPEPQSRSPRRDFHLARFSVPQAATENESRESEEKAGVLKKPWYTTTCDRKMAEKALLRANRDGAYLVRKSSGHDTQQPFTLVVFYNGHVYNIPIRFLPTSQQYALGREKMGEEHFSSVSHIIENHQRNPLVLIDSQSNTKDSTKLLHPIQV comes from the exons GTTTCAGAATGAGCAAGCAGCTCTCATTCGCAAAACTGGAAGAAGTACATTGGACCG GATGAAAAACAAGGCACCTCCTCGATTACCTGACCGAGACTACAGAG AGGACAATGGAGACGGGAAGATCAGTTCCGGATCAGACTTT GACAGTGACACATATGAGGACCCACAGGCTGAGAATGATGACAGCTACGAGCCACCACCATGTGAGAGAGTTTTCAACCCCACCTCCTCCATGTCTGTACACAGAGAGGAGTACGCAG ACAGGTGTTCCAGGCGGCCGAGCCCAGCTCCTCGCATTGCTCAGCGACAGTCGCGACCCCGACCCCCTATTCTACCCACCAGGACCCAGtcagaagaggaggatgag GATTATGTTGAGCCAGAAGCAGCCACTGATGATGACTACATTGAGCCGTCAGGAAATTCTCTGC ACCCTCCTGTGAACAGAGTTATGAAGCCAATGAGGCCCCATTGTGTAGCACCACCAG ATGTATATGAGGTTCCGGACACAAAT GATGGTGTCTCAATGTCAAG GTCCAGATCTCAACTTCAGCCTCCCTCACAGAGGAGACCCCCCAGACCCAGCCCACG ACTGCATAAGCGGAAGCCAGCACCTCCGCCCAAGCCA GAACCtgttgatgctgatgatgatgatgaagaataTGAGATCTGCGATGGAGTTGAAA AAATGAGTGTAAAGACAGAAAAACTTGCTCCTACACCTCCCATGCCTCTTCCAAAAAC GAGGAAAAATCTACTGGCAAAACCG AAACCACCAAGCATTCCAGGCACCAGAGACCATGAAG CCTCACTCCATGGACGGCCAAGTCCACCAGAACCCCAGTCACGGTCTCCACGCAGGGATTTCCACCTGGCCAG GTTTTCTGTACCTCAGG CAGCAACAGAGAATGAAAGTAGAGAATCAGAGGAG AAAGCCGGTGTTCTCAAGAAACCCTGGTATACTACCACGTGTGACCGTAAGATGGCTGAAAAAGCGTTGTTGCGTGCAAACAGG GACGGAGCATACCTGGTGAGAAAGAGCTCGGGGCATGACACACAACAGCCTTTCACCCTGGTGGTGTTCTACAACGGTCACGTCTACAACATCCCCATCCGCTTCCTCCCCACCTCACAGCAGTATGCCCTGGGCAGGGAGAAGATGGGAGAGGAG CATTTCAGCTCCGTCTCGCACATCATTGAGAACCATCAGCGCAACCCTCTGGTTTTGATTGACAGCCAGAGCAACACCAAAGACTCCACCAAGCTGCTGCATCCCATCCAGGTCTGA